A genomic segment from Glycine max cultivar Williams 82 chromosome 1, Glycine_max_v4.0, whole genome shotgun sequence encodes:
- the LOC100794001 gene encoding metalloendoproteinase 4-MMP yields the protein MFPFFSYFNLFFFCMTLFLCRPCFPARIVPESVTVVTTETEKTVTHNAMWHDFSKFLHAGRGSHVSGMSELKKYFHRFGYLSLPETTPNFTDTFDSQFESALVRYQKRLGLPVTGKLDSGTISAIVAPRCGVSDAAPHGFRATRRYAYFNGKPRWTRGTPMTLTYAFSPYNMIDRVSVPEIRAVFERAFARWASVIPVSFQETPEYDRADITIGFYLGDHGDGEPFDGVLGVLGHAFSPQNGRFHLDAAETWSVDFEREASRVAVDLESVATHEIGHVLGLGHSSVKEAVMYPSLSPRRKKVDLKIDDVAGVQALYGSNPNFTFSSLLQSQNSLNAAVGLETGFYKWTLSLPLLALFALFLSA from the coding sequence ATGTTTCCGTTTTTCAGTTACTTTAACTTGTTCTTCTTCTGCATGACCCTCTTCCTTTGCCGCCCTTGCTTTCCCGCCAGGATCGTACCCGAGTCCGTAACCGTGGTAACCACCGAAACCGAAAAAACCGTAACGCATAACGCCATGTGGCACGACTTCTCCAAGTTCCTACACGCCGGGCGAGGCAGCCACGTCAGCGGCATGTCGGAACTGAAAAAGTACTTCCACCGCTTCGGCTACCTCTCCCTCCCCGAAACGACGCCGAATTTCACAGACACCTTCGATTCTCAATTCGAGTCCGCGCTCGTCCGTTaccagaagcgcctcggcttgccGGTCACCGGAAAACTCGACTCCGGCACGATTTCCGCGATCGTGGCGCCGAGGTGCGGCGTCTCCGACGCCGCACCTCACGGATTTCGCGCCACGCGTCGCTACGCTTACTTCAACGGGAAGCCGCGATGGACGCGCGGAACTCCGATGACTCTCACGTATGCTTTTTCTCCGTACAACATGATCGACCGCGTGAGCGTGCCGGAAATCCGAGCGGTGTTCGAGCGTGCGTTCGCGCGGTGGGCGTCGGTGATTCCGGTGAGTTTCCAGGAGACGCCGGAGTACGATAGGGCTGACATCACGATCGGGTTTTACCTCGGGGATCACGGCGACGGAGAGCCGTTCGATGGAGTTTTAGGCGTTTTGGGGCACGCGTTCTCCCCTCAGAACGGGAGATTCCATTTGGATGCGGCGGAAACGTGGTCCGTTGATTTCGAGCGCGAAGCGTCGAGGGTGGCCGTTGATTTGGAATCGGTTGCCACGCACGAGATAGGTCACGTGCTTGGGTTGGGTCACTCTTCGGTGAAGGAAGCGGTCATGTACCCGAGCCTCAGCCCCAGGAGAAAGAAGGTTGACTTGAAGATTGATGACGTGGCAGGAGTCCAAGCTCTTTATGGCTCCAACCCAAACTTTACTTTTAGTTCTTTGTTGCAGTCTCAGAATTCATTAAACGCTGCTGTTGGGTTGGAAACCGGTTTCTATAAATGGACCCTCTCTTTGCCTCTTCTTGCCTTGTTCGCATTATTTTTATctgcttga